One region of Oryza sativa Japonica Group chromosome 5, ASM3414082v1 genomic DNA includes:
- the LOC9267789 gene encoding cathepsin B-like protease 3 produces the protein MGMPLLLLLLILVAAGPQAGRAAKPIPNLQLMTKEGGSSRIIQDDIIKAINKHPNAGWTAARNPYFANYTTAQFKHILGVKPTPHSVLNDVPVKTYPRSLMLPKEFDARSAWSQCNTIGTILDQGHCGSCWAFGAVECLQDRFCIHFNMNISLSVNDLVACCGFMCGDGCDGGYPIMAWRYFVRNGVVTDECDPYFDQVGCKHPGCEPAYPTPVCEKKCKVQNQVWLEKKHFSVNAYRVNSDPHDIMAEVYQNGPVEVAFTVYEDFAHYKSGVYKHITGGMMGGHAVKLIGWGTTDAGEDYWLLANQWNRGWGDDGYFKIIRGTNECGIEEDVVAGMPSTKNMVRNYDSAFGVGTAIV, from the exons ATGGGCatgcctctgctgctgctgctgctgatcctcGTCGCTGCTGGCCCCCAG GCAGGCAGAGCTGCAAAGCCAATCCCAAATCTCCAGCTCATGACCAAGGAGGGCGGCAGTTCAAGAATCATCCAG GACGACATCATAAAGGCAATCAACAAGCATCCCAATGCTGGCTGGACGGCTGCACGGAATCCATACTTTGCAAACTATACT ACTGCGCAATTCAAACATATCCTTGGAGTGAAGCCAACACCGCATAGTGTGCTAAATGATGTCCCTGTCAAAACTTATCCAAGATCGCTGATGCTTCCAAAGGAGTTTGATGCCAGGTCTGCATGGTCACAGTGTAACACAATTGGGACCATACTTG ATCAG GGTCACTGTGGCTCGTGTTGGGCATTTGGTGCTGTGGAGTGTCTCCAGGATCGTTTCTGCATTCATTTCAACATG AACATTTCGCTATCTGTCAATGACCTAGTGGCATGCTGCGGTTTCATGTGCGGCGATGGTTGTGATGGAGGCTATCCTATCATGGCATGGCGCTACTTTGTTCGGAATGGTGTTGTTACCGATGAG TGCGATCCATACTTTGATCAGGTCGGTTGTAAGCATCCAGGATGCGAACCTGCTTATCCTACGCCAGTGTGCGAGAAGAAATGCAAGGTGCAGAACCAAGTTTGGCTGGAAAAGAAGCATTTCAGTGTCAATGCATACAGAGTAAATTCTGATCCACATGACATAATGGCAGAGGTCTACCAAAATGGCCCTGTAGAAGTTGCTTTCACCGTTTATGAG GATTTTGCACACTACAAATCAGGAGTATACAAGCACATCACAGGTGGCATGATGGGTGGTCATGCTGTCAAGTTGATTGGATGGGGAACCACGGATGCTGGCGAGGATTACTGG CTGCTTGCAAACCAGTGGAACAGAGGATGGGGCGAT GATGGGTACTTCAAGATCATAAGGGGCACAAACGAATGTGGCATCGAAGAAGATGTTGTTGCTGGTATGCCCTCGACGAAGAACATGGTGAGGAACTATGATAGCGCCTTCGGAGTCGGAACGGCCATAGTTTGA
- the LOC4338374 gene encoding protein LEAD-SENSITIVE 1, translating to MVGVLSNRVDRLDLAAGDHIYSWRTAYLYAHHGIYIGDAMVIHFTRATGHEIGTGTFLDMFLFSSSPATEEGPPCEKCGHLIKQQGVIMSCLDCFLDGGNPYLFDYAVSPAFFLVKARGGTCTLAASDPADIVIHRAQHLLNSGFGTYSLFKNNCEDFAIYCKTGLLVETAFSVGRSGQLASLTAAFSAVASSPLRFLTTSAGGLVVVTSGMYCVGRYVSDIGVRRDVVKVPVERLVEHWPPRDVAVAPPQESHQECQGNDVAPQECHGDGDGGCVSESLS from the exons ATGGTGGGCGTGCTGTCCAACCGGGTAGATCGGCTGGACCTCGCCGCCGGGGATCACATCTACTCTTGGAGAACTGCCTACCTCTATGCGCACCACg GGATATATATTGGTGATGCCATGGTTATTCATTTTACAAGAGCAACTGGACATGAAATTGGGACAGGAACATTCTTGGACATGTTCCTTTTCAGCTCATCTCCAGCAACGGAGGAGGGTCCTCCCTGCGAGAAATGTGGTCACCTGATTAAGCAGCAGGGGGTCATAATGTCGTGCCTCGATTGCTTCTTGGATGGGGGCAATCCGTACCTGTTCGACTACGCGGTGTCCCCCGCTTTCTTCCTCGTGAAAGCGCGAGGAGGAACGTGCACCCTGGCAGCCTCGGACCCCGCCGACATCGTGATCCACCGTGCCCAGCACCTCCTGAACAGCGGGTTCGGGACGTATAGCCTGTTCAAGAACAATTGCGAGGACTTTGCGATATACTGCAAGACGGGGCTGCTGGTGGAGACCGCTTTCAGCGTGGGGCGCAGCGGGCAGCTGGCCTCCCTCACGGCTGCCTTCAGCGCGGTGGCCTCGTCGCCGCTCCGGTTCCTGACGACCAGCGCTGGTGGGCTGGTGGTTGTGACGAGCGGCATGTACTGCGTGGGGCGATATGTCTCAGATATCGGTGTTCGCCGCGATGTCGTCAAAGTGCCCGTGGAGAGGCTGGTGGAGCACTGGCCGCCGCGGGATGTTGCTGTTGCTCCTCCTCAGGAAAGCCATCAAGAATGCCAAGGAAATGATGTTGCTCCTCAAGAATGCCATggagacggcgatggcggctgcGTCTCGGAGTCGCTGAGCTAA